A portion of the Mesobacillus sp. AQ2 genome contains these proteins:
- the queE gene encoding 7-carboxy-7-deazaguanine synthase QueE, whose product MSKIPVMEIFGPTIQGEGMVVGQKTMFVRTAGCDYSCAWCDSAFTWDGSGNDLIRQMDAIEVWNELTTLGGDGFSYVTISGGNPALLKNLSSLVNLLKEKNINICLETQGSKWQDWFLDIQALTLSPKPPSSGMKTDFYVLDKIVDRLAEKGALQNVSLKVVIFDDIDYDYAKMVHTRYPALSFYLQVGNDDIVTENRQELAVSLVDKYEWLIDKVMNDNEMKNVRVLPQLHVYIWGNKRGV is encoded by the coding sequence TTGAGTAAGATTCCCGTTATGGAGATTTTTGGGCCGACCATCCAGGGTGAGGGAATGGTAGTAGGCCAAAAAACAATGTTTGTACGTACCGCAGGGTGCGACTATTCATGTGCCTGGTGTGATTCAGCATTTACTTGGGATGGGTCCGGAAATGATTTAATCAGGCAAATGGATGCAATAGAAGTTTGGAATGAGCTCACAACACTAGGTGGAGATGGGTTCTCATATGTTACGATTTCAGGAGGTAATCCAGCGTTACTGAAAAACTTGTCGAGTCTTGTTAATTTGCTAAAGGAAAAAAATATTAATATATGCCTGGAAACCCAGGGCAGCAAATGGCAGGATTGGTTCCTGGATATTCAAGCGCTGACCCTGTCGCCAAAACCGCCTAGTTCAGGGATGAAAACTGATTTTTATGTCCTGGATAAAATTGTAGATCGTTTGGCTGAAAAAGGCGCATTACAAAATGTAAGCCTGAAGGTCGTAATTTTTGATGACATTGATTATGATTACGCTAAAATGGTGCATACACGATATCCAGCACTATCTTTTTATCTGCAGGTAGGGAATGATGATATTGTTACCGAAAACCGCCAGGAGCTTGCGGTTTCATTGGTCGATAAGTATGAATGGCTGATTGACAAAGTGATGAATGATAATGAAATGAAGAATGTAAGAGTTCTGCCGCAGCTTCATGTGTATATTTGGGGAAATAAAAGAGGGGTTTAA
- the queD gene encoding 6-carboxytetrahydropterin synthase QueD, which produces MCDFRIVDQLQKIDEDIKRGQLKYHSKRVLVSKEFTFDAAHHLHEYDGKCKNLHGHTYRVIFGLSGFVDARGLMIDFGDIKDIWKTEIELYLDHRYLNETLPPMNTTAENMVVWIYEQMANALANRKHLYDGARVEFVRLYETPTSYAVARREWMKIE; this is translated from the coding sequence ATGTGCGATTTCCGAATTGTCGACCAGCTTCAAAAAATAGATGAAGATATAAAAAGAGGACAGTTAAAATATCACTCAAAACGTGTCCTTGTCAGCAAGGAATTTACCTTTGATGCCGCCCATCATCTTCATGAATATGATGGGAAATGCAAAAATCTGCACGGACATACGTATAGAGTCATCTTCGGTCTGAGTGGTTTTGTTGATGCCCGCGGTCTAATGATTGATTTTGGTGACATAAAGGATATTTGGAAGACAGAAATAGAACTATACCTTGACCACAGATATTTGAATGAAACCTTGCCGCCGATGAATACGACGGCTGAAAATATGGTTGTCTGGATTTATGAACAAATGGCAAATGCTCTGGCAAACAGAAAGCACTTGTATGACGGAGCTAGGGTTGAATTCGTCAGACTCTATGAAACTCCTACAAGCTATGCAGTAGCAAGACGGGAGTGGATGAAGATTGAGTAA
- the queC gene encoding 7-cyano-7-deazaguanine synthase QueC has protein sequence MKNEKAVVVFSGGQDSTTCLFWALKEFKEVELVTFDYNQRHRTEIDCAKDIASELGIKHHILDMGLLNQLAPNALTRNEIEVKDGEDGELPSTFVPGRNLLFLSFAGVLASQINAKHIVTGVCETDFSGYPDCRDVFIKSMNVTLNLSMDDNFVIHTPLMWLNKAETWKLADDLGAMEFVRTKTLTCYNGIIADGCGVCPACRLRKKGLDEFLEGAES, from the coding sequence ATGAAAAACGAGAAAGCTGTTGTCGTTTTCAGTGGCGGGCAGGATAGTACAACATGCCTGTTTTGGGCTTTAAAAGAATTTAAAGAGGTTGAATTAGTGACATTTGATTACAACCAGCGTCACAGGACAGAAATTGACTGTGCGAAGGACATTGCAAGTGAACTTGGAATCAAGCATCATATCCTCGATATGGGACTGCTGAACCAATTAGCGCCAAACGCATTGACCCGGAACGAAATTGAAGTGAAAGATGGAGAGGACGGGGAGTTGCCGTCCACGTTTGTTCCAGGTAGGAACTTATTGTTTTTATCATTTGCTGGTGTTCTTGCGAGTCAAATCAACGCAAAACACATCGTAACAGGTGTTTGTGAAACGGACTTCAGCGGCTACCCTGATTGCCGGGATGTTTTTATAAAATCAATGAATGTTACCCTTAATCTTTCAATGGATGATAACTTTGTCATCCATACACCTTTAATGTGGCTGAATAAGGCGGAAACATGGAAGCTGGCCGATGATCTTGGCGCAATGGAATTTGTCAGGACAAAGACATTGACTTGCTATAACGGGATCATCGCCGATGGATGCGGGGTATGCCCTGCCTGCAGGCTGCGGAAGAAAGGACTGGATGAGTTCCTGGAAGGAGCTGAGTCATGA
- a CDS encoding PaaI family thioesterase, producing MEEKVMNAIQDDYPEDFAWCYGCGRMNEHGHHFRTGWNGEKTITIYKPKKEHMALPGFVYGGLIGSLVDCHGTGSAALYLHRKNGNEPGNGAEPPRFVTASLHVDFLKPTPNGIELKAIGTVREIHPKKYRVETEVYAGETLCAKGEVVAVVMPDTFLEK from the coding sequence TTGGAAGAGAAAGTGATGAATGCAATACAGGATGATTACCCAGAGGATTTTGCCTGGTGTTATGGCTGCGGAAGGATGAATGAACACGGCCATCATTTCCGTACAGGTTGGAACGGTGAAAAGACAATAACAATATACAAACCCAAAAAAGAACATATGGCATTACCAGGTTTCGTATATGGCGGTTTGATTGGTTCGCTGGTGGATTGCCATGGCACTGGTTCAGCTGCCCTCTACCTGCATCGGAAAAATGGTAACGAACCAGGTAATGGGGCAGAGCCTCCAAGGTTTGTAACAGCATCGCTTCATGTCGATTTCCTGAAGCCAACACCTAATGGAATCGAATTGAAAGCAATAGGAACCGTCCGCGAGATTCATCCAAAGAAATATCGCGTAGAAACAGAAGTATATGCTGGAGAAACATTATGTGCTAAAGGGGAAGTAGTGGCTGTTGTCATGCCTGATACTTTTTTAGAAAAATAA
- a CDS encoding methyltransferase, translating into MNEQQFDRLLNVGTTGQQKGFMTSLHYHRYEPTPYEALELFFQEYELSRHDQIVDFGCGKGRLNFYLNYRFNSTVTGIEMNEIFYSEALENKLNYLKNHRNRADAIHFHCILAEDYEISLDENKFYFFNPFTVQIMMKVVKNILLSFEREPRQIDLILYFPSEDYIFYLESQTPFALVFEYELPDPNLNERFLVYRLNP; encoded by the coding sequence ATGAATGAGCAACAGTTTGATAGATTGCTGAATGTTGGAACCACGGGCCAACAGAAAGGATTCATGACATCCTTGCATTATCATCGTTATGAACCTACTCCATACGAGGCACTTGAGTTATTTTTTCAAGAGTATGAACTTAGTCGACATGATCAAATAGTTGACTTTGGGTGTGGTAAAGGGCGTTTGAATTTTTATCTTAATTATCGTTTCAATTCAACTGTCACTGGAATTGAAATGAATGAGATCTTCTATTCGGAAGCACTTGAAAATAAACTTAACTATTTGAAGAATCATCGTAACAGAGCGGATGCCATCCATTTTCACTGCATTTTGGCAGAGGATTATGAAATTTCCCTTGATGAAAATAAATTTTACTTTTTTAATCCTTTTACAGTGCAGATTATGATGAAGGTAGTTAAGAATATCCTGTTATCTTTTGAAAGGGAACCGAGGCAAATCGACTTGATTCTTTATTTTCCATCGGAAGATTATATTTTTTATTTGGAGTCGCAGACACCATTTGCACTGGTATTTGAATATGAATTACCGGATCCCAACCTGAATGAAAGATTTTTAGTGTACAGATTGAACCCTTAA
- a CDS encoding FAD-dependent monooxygenase yields the protein MLSEFFDEVIVIEKDKDHKDASARNGIPQGKQGHVLLKSGEEILEELFPGLIKELSQKGATLSDFAGDLSWSHHGRHKVRFDSKVFISQQSRPLLELSIQKRLETMPNIVFHYSCKVQNLLYRNNEVDSVVTKEQNGNVTEIPADLIIDASGAAALHTKWLKDSHFYMPAKTEIKVDLFYASMVYQKLSPLTRDWHSLLSYPSPPSLNRGGTISPLEENHMLVTLIGYGEKDVPTNRDSFLQYSKKLDHPDFFQAIKAGLPLSDTVQVYRFPSMRRFHFERKNHLPSGLLVIGDAFCRVDPVFAQGMSLAAMEAKALKTLLSKGLSKKDLTKKFHRKVSRIVDMPWLTALTEDFRFSTTSGPKPAGLNLLQWFVKKVSLACSHDEKVYAQFITVLHLKSHPVSLVKLSLLARIFRPTILKTRR from the coding sequence GTGCTATCGGAGTTTTTTGACGAAGTCATTGTAATAGAAAAAGACAAGGATCATAAGGATGCCTCTGCCAGGAACGGTATCCCGCAGGGGAAACAGGGCCATGTTTTGTTAAAAAGTGGAGAAGAAATATTAGAGGAGCTTTTCCCTGGCCTTATAAAGGAATTGTCTCAAAAAGGGGCGACACTTTCAGATTTTGCTGGCGATCTTTCATGGTCCCATCACGGAAGACATAAGGTCAGGTTTGATTCAAAAGTATTCATTAGCCAGCAAAGCCGCCCTTTGCTGGAGTTAAGCATCCAGAAAAGACTTGAAACAATGCCAAATATCGTTTTCCACTACTCATGTAAGGTTCAAAATCTTTTATACCGAAACAATGAGGTTGATAGCGTTGTAACCAAAGAACAGAACGGAAATGTAACAGAAATCCCTGCAGATTTAATTATCGACGCATCAGGTGCAGCAGCCCTCCATACTAAATGGCTAAAAGATTCTCACTTTTACATGCCAGCTAAAACAGAAATCAAAGTGGATTTATTTTATGCCAGCATGGTATACCAGAAGCTTTCTCCTTTAACAAGGGATTGGCATAGTCTCCTCTCCTATCCAAGTCCCCCATCGCTTAACCGCGGGGGCACAATTTCACCTTTAGAAGAAAACCATATGCTTGTAACCCTGATTGGCTATGGGGAGAAGGATGTTCCAACTAACAGAGACTCTTTTCTGCAATATTCTAAGAAACTTGATCATCCAGATTTTTTTCAAGCAATAAAAGCTGGTCTACCGCTATCTGACACTGTTCAAGTCTATCGATTTCCCTCTATGAGGCGGTTTCATTTCGAAAGAAAAAATCACTTACCTTCGGGATTATTGGTTATTGGGGATGCCTTTTGCCGTGTAGATCCTGTTTTCGCACAGGGAATGAGTCTTGCTGCAATGGAAGCTAAAGCATTAAAAACACTTTTATCAAAAGGGCTGTCAAAAAAAGACCTAACAAAGAAGTTCCATAGAAAGGTAAGCAGGATTGTCGATATGCCATGGCTGACTGCCTTAACAGAAGATTTTCGTTTTAGCACAACGAGCGGCCCAAAACCTGCTGGTCTCAATTTATTACAATGGTTTGTTAAAAAGGTCTCCCTGGCTTGTTCCCATGATGAAAAAGTTTACGCTCAGTTTATCACGGTGCTGCACCTTAAATCTCACCCTGTCAGCCTGGTCAAACTGAGCCTGCTCGCTAGGATTTTCCGCCCAACAATTTTGAAAACCCGACGATAA
- a CDS encoding cyclic-phosphate processing receiver domain-containing protein, translated as MEKISVFMDDYRRPPEGYILAETIDECLYLLHNYDIDHLSLDHDLTNHVRNGLMLVKIMITKQLYAERITIHSANHTGGKAMFNSFKQAQKDSLMPNTINIYLRPLPLHY; from the coding sequence ATGGAGAAAATAAGTGTTTTTATGGATGATTACCGCCGACCGCCAGAGGGTTATATTTTGGCCGAAACGATTGATGAATGTCTGTACCTTCTTCATAATTACGATATCGACCATCTTTCACTCGACCATGACCTTACAAATCATGTAAGGAATGGATTAATGCTCGTGAAAATAATGATTACTAAACAACTTTACGCTGAAAGAATCACCATCCACTCCGCTAACCATACCGGAGGAAAGGCAATGTTCAACAGTTTTAAACAAGCTCAGAAAGACAGCTTGATGCCCAACACCATCAATATTTATTTACGCCCCCTGCCCCTGCATTACTAA
- a CDS encoding YbaN family protein yields the protein MNIAVKVILIIIGSLSIILGVIGIVVPLLPTTPLILLGAACYFKASDELYKKLIRNKWLGGYIKDFREKNGITLKNKILSISLMWISIAATLLIVDFYFWLAAGLIIIAVTVSAYILSFDTL from the coding sequence ATGAACATCGCAGTAAAAGTTATATTGATCATCATTGGATCGCTCTCAATCATATTAGGAGTGATTGGGATCGTGGTTCCTCTTTTGCCTACTACCCCGCTAATCTTGTTAGGGGCAGCTTGTTATTTCAAAGCGTCCGATGAACTGTACAAAAAATTAATCCGGAATAAATGGCTGGGCGGGTATATAAAGGATTTCCGTGAGAAAAACGGAATCACGCTGAAGAACAAAATTTTAAGCATCAGTCTTATGTGGATATCGATAGCTGCAACATTGTTAATAGTCGATTTCTATTTTTGGCTTGCAGCTGGTCTAATTATTATAGCTGTAACAGTAAGTGCTTATATCCTATCATTCGATACTCTTTAA
- a CDS encoding flavoprotein, whose amino-acid sequence MEKSFNRFFEEYLKEWKKSSLTQFKSMISREYQAREVTQGKIHDFGFDESIRGWEHGFNFVKSNGAVWDLAEVKRIQLREQEIMAVIIAKLVIDGKKMDTCNLFFQTFTYDFGWKLIRSYIEAGIPVSQFD is encoded by the coding sequence TTGGAAAAGTCATTTAATCGCTTTTTTGAAGAATATCTGAAAGAATGGAAGAAGTCTTCTTTAACTCAATTTAAATCGATGATTTCAAGGGAATACCAGGCAAGAGAAGTAACACAGGGGAAAATTCATGATTTTGGATTTGATGAATCCATTCGAGGATGGGAGCATGGTTTCAATTTTGTCAAAAGCAACGGCGCAGTATGGGATTTAGCAGAAGTAAAGAGGATTCAGCTCAGGGAGCAAGAAATAATGGCAGTAATCATTGCGAAACTGGTTATTGACGGAAAAAAGATGGATACTTGTAATCTTTTCTTTCAAACATTCACTTATGATTTCGGCTGGAAGTTAATCAGGAGTTACATAGAGGCTGGCATTCCTGTAAGCCAGTTTGATTAG
- a CDS encoding DUF2294 domain-containing protein, with the protein MDFAELEKEISGYIGRLLRENFGRGPGNVFCTISSPFVSIYITNFLSPMENTLISNKQSVYVQKTRDLMMETLEEQIKSYIEMNTKDEIKEFYYDWNLEAKSGMFLFIFKNDRPYNFGCFDNKDLIENETVKLSMEIQKAPKETHCKLLNERTLIIVRHGILISLEKEFIQLGFSETLKIAKLNLEKKVIKNHRDSYEKYLNARITDYFVDWNFEQDKSYTLFILKP; encoded by the coding sequence ATGGATTTTGCTGAATTAGAAAAAGAAATCAGTGGATATATTGGACGTTTGTTGCGGGAAAACTTTGGGCGTGGTCCAGGCAATGTTTTTTGCACGATTTCAAGCCCGTTTGTTTCAATTTATATCACCAATTTCTTATCCCCAATGGAAAACACACTTATTTCAAATAAACAGAGTGTCTATGTGCAAAAAACAAGAGACTTAATGATGGAAACACTTGAAGAACAAATTAAGTCATACATCGAGATGAATACGAAAGATGAAATAAAAGAGTTTTATTATGATTGGAATCTTGAAGCCAAATCAGGAATGTTCCTGTTTATTTTTAAAAATGACCGCCCTTATAACTTTGGATGCTTTGATAATAAAGACTTAATCGAAAACGAAACTGTCAAACTCAGTATGGAAATACAAAAGGCCCCAAAAGAAACTCATTGCAAGTTGTTAAATGAGCGTACTTTGATCATTGTTCGGCACGGTATCCTCATCAGTCTGGAAAAAGAATTCATCCAACTAGGCTTTTCGGAAACCTTGAAAATTGCAAAGCTAAATCTTGAAAAGAAGGTCATTAAAAATCATCGGGATTCCTATGAAAAATATCTTAATGCCAGGATCACCGATTATTTTGTGGACTGGAATTTCGAACAGGATAAAAGCTATACTTTATTCATTTTGAAGCCTTAA
- a CDS encoding DUF3231 family protein: MGHDLSDTTSICVLHYFLQNIEDPEIKILVEHALELSQQHVAKFKEMFINENISVTHGFTEQDVNLKSERQFSDIFHLKYLNYPPLNCSFEPFEVGDVWENTKLKRLFH, from the coding sequence ATGGGCCACGACTTAAGCGACACTACGTCAATATGTGTCCTGCATTATTTTTTGCAGAACATTGAAGATCCAGAAATCAAAATATTGGTGGAGCATGCACTGGAACTTTCACAACAGCATGTCGCTAAATTCAAAGAGATGTTCATCAATGAAAACATTTCTGTTACGCATGGGTTTACAGAACAGGATGTCAATCTGAAATCAGAAAGACAGTTCTCTGATATCTTTCATCTGAAATACTTGAACTACCCGCCACTTAACTGCTCTTTCGAACCGTTTGAAGTGGGGGATGTTTGGGAAAATACGAAACTTAAACGCCTTTTTCACTAG
- a CDS encoding L-lactate permease, giving the protein MSTGLLAFLSLLPILAVGIFLVGLRWPASKAMPISYLVAIGLALFVWKVPGANVGAASVHGLIVAGTLLYIIFGAILLLNTLQESGGIKTIRQGFTDISADRRIQVIIIAWLFGSFIEGSAGFGTPAAVAVPLLVGLGFPAMAAVVAGMVIQSTPVSFGAVGTPMLVGVFTGLSADSSITSDFLGLVDLIAVKVALLHMIAGTLVPLFVVALMTRYFGKNKSFSEGIKVWKFALFASFAMTIPYIIVVNILGPEFPSMIGGLVGLVIVIFAAKKGFLMPSKEEEWDFEEKSKWDAEWIGNLEIKDVTHKSGSMSMFRAWTPYVLVGVLLILTRLNSLPIAGWFKAWTVSFEDIFGSGITSSFQPLYLPGTIFIIVSLITYFLHGMNASAYKKAWFQSGKTMISASTALIFTVPMVQVFLNTGGGAAGFDKMPIELANGVAALAGDNWPLFSTFIGGMGAFIAGSNTVSNMMFSLFQYNVGSNIGVDPTWIVALQAVGGAAGNMICVHNVVAASAVVGLVGKEGAVIRKTLFPFTYYALLTGSVGYSIVWYSQKGIFNLGSYIAVAIAVAAVYIIATNNRRSGLLLQETQPVVKQ; this is encoded by the coding sequence GTGAGTACTGGATTGTTAGCGTTTTTATCCTTGCTGCCGATTCTTGCGGTAGGTATTTTTCTGGTCGGACTAAGATGGCCAGCAAGCAAGGCGATGCCAATTTCATATTTGGTGGCCATAGGCCTTGCCTTGTTCGTATGGAAAGTGCCTGGTGCCAATGTTGGTGCTGCCTCAGTTCATGGGTTGATTGTAGCAGGAACTCTTCTTTACATTATTTTTGGAGCGATCTTGCTGTTGAACACTTTACAGGAAAGCGGCGGGATAAAAACAATCCGCCAGGGATTCACCGATATTTCAGCGGACAGAAGGATACAGGTTATCATTATTGCCTGGCTGTTTGGCTCGTTCATTGAAGGCTCCGCAGGATTCGGCACTCCAGCAGCGGTGGCTGTACCTTTACTGGTCGGACTGGGATTTCCGGCTATGGCGGCGGTAGTGGCCGGTATGGTCATCCAGAGTACCCCAGTCTCGTTTGGTGCAGTTGGGACTCCGATGCTTGTAGGCGTTTTTACAGGATTATCCGCAGACTCAAGCATCACGAGTGATTTCCTTGGCCTCGTGGATCTCATTGCTGTAAAGGTTGCTCTGCTGCATATGATTGCAGGAACCCTGGTACCATTGTTTGTTGTTGCCCTGATGACAAGGTATTTCGGGAAAAACAAATCGTTCTCGGAAGGAATCAAAGTCTGGAAATTTGCACTGTTCGCTTCGTTTGCGATGACGATTCCATATATAATTGTCGTGAACATCCTAGGACCAGAGTTCCCTTCAATGATTGGCGGCCTGGTTGGATTGGTGATTGTCATTTTTGCCGCTAAAAAAGGATTCCTGATGCCATCGAAAGAAGAAGAATGGGATTTTGAAGAAAAATCAAAGTGGGATGCTGAATGGATCGGCAATCTTGAAATCAAGGATGTTACCCATAAAAGCGGCAGCATGAGCATGTTTCGTGCATGGACACCTTATGTTCTCGTTGGTGTGCTATTGATCCTGACAAGGCTCAATTCCCTTCCGATAGCAGGGTGGTTTAAAGCATGGACCGTATCATTTGAAGACATATTCGGCTCAGGAATTACATCCAGCTTTCAGCCGTTGTACTTGCCGGGAACCATTTTCATCATCGTCTCCCTGATTACCTATTTCCTGCATGGAATGAATGCAAGCGCATACAAAAAAGCATGGTTCCAGTCCGGCAAAACGATGATTTCTGCTTCAACTGCACTTATTTTTACCGTGCCAATGGTTCAGGTTTTCCTGAACACCGGTGGCGGGGCTGCGGGATTTGATAAGATGCCGATTGAACTTGCAAATGGGGTGGCTGCCCTGGCAGGAGATAATTGGCCGCTGTTCTCAACCTTCATTGGAGGTATGGGCGCGTTTATCGCCGGCAGCAACACGGTCAGCAATATGATGTTCTCTTTATTCCAGTATAACGTAGGATCAAACATCGGTGTCGATCCTACCTGGATCGTTGCTCTCCAGGCAGTTGGAGGCGCAGCTGGAAACATGATATGTGTGCATAATGTGGTAGCTGCATCCGCGGTCGTTGGCCTGGTAGGAAAAGAAGGCGCTGTCATCAGGAAAACTCTCTTCCCATTCACATATTACGCATTGCTTACCGGATCGGTTGGCTACTCAATTGTCTGGTACTCACAAAAAGGAATATTCAACCTCGGTTCCTATATTGCCGTAGCCATCGCCGTTGCCGCGGTATACATCATTGCTACTAATAACAGAAGATCTGGTCTCTTATTGCAGGAGACACAGCCAGTGGTTAAACAGTAG
- a CDS encoding IclR family transcriptional regulator yields the protein MERENVVKSVSRALDIIQLVSLKKGGLGVTEISKQIDINKSSVYRILSTLAQYGYIEQDESTGRYKLGYKFLEISSKLLDSIDLRAEARPFLQELENETNEVIHLVVYDQGEVVYIEKLEGTETLRMHSKVGKRAPMHCTSVGKAILAYQPTAIVQEIIDRKGLPIHTDKTITEKNVLFEELIRVKKAGYALDLEENESGITCIAVPIFDHLGKVVAAVSISGPSIRMTEERLEQLKKKMVNVGLRISSRLGYSKPNQLN from the coding sequence GTGGAAAGGGAAAATGTTGTTAAATCAGTCAGCCGTGCACTTGATATCATCCAGTTGGTCAGTTTGAAAAAGGGCGGATTAGGAGTAACAGAGATTTCAAAACAAATAGATATTAATAAAAGCTCTGTTTACAGAATACTTTCAACTCTTGCTCAATATGGTTATATTGAACAAGACGAGTCAACAGGCCGTTATAAACTGGGGTATAAATTTCTGGAAATCAGCTCTAAACTGCTTGATTCAATCGATTTGAGAGCAGAAGCTAGACCATTCCTCCAGGAGCTGGAGAATGAGACTAATGAAGTCATCCATCTTGTCGTATATGATCAGGGAGAGGTCGTTTATATTGAGAAACTGGAAGGAACTGAGACATTAAGGATGCATTCAAAGGTTGGAAAGCGTGCTCCTATGCACTGTACATCCGTAGGAAAAGCGATTCTTGCTTATCAGCCAACTGCCATCGTCCAGGAAATCATTGACCGTAAAGGCCTGCCAATACACACAGATAAGACCATTACTGAAAAAAATGTCTTGTTCGAGGAGTTGATCCGGGTAAAAAAAGCGGGATATGCTCTTGACCTTGAAGAGAATGAAAGTGGAATCACCTGTATTGCCGTCCCTATTTTCGACCATCTTGGAAAAGTTGTTGCTGCTGTCAGTATTTCAGGACCATCAATCCGGATGACCGAGGAAAGACTTGAGCAGCTGAAAAAGAAGATGGTCAATGTGGGGCTGAGGATTTCTTCACGACTTGGCTACTCAAAACCAAATCAACTTAATTAA